The DNA sequence GGCTGGGAAGGTGCTATAAGAACGGCCTGTGTCATGCGATGGCCTGATAAAATTCCAGCAGGAAGCACAACTAACGAAATTTTTACAGCAACCGACTTTTATGCTACGCTAGCACATATAGTTGGGGCCGAAGCGAAAATACCTAAAGACCGACCTATGGATTCGTTTAATCAATTAGAACTGCTAACGGGTAAGTCTACAAAATCAATACGCGAAGAAGTAATGTATTTTTATGGAGAGCGTTTGTATGCTTTCAAGTATAAAAATTTTAAAGTACATCCTATTGTAGTACTACCTCCCAATGGCTTTGTCAATGCACCTGGGCAAATGTCCACTCACGCTGTTCCTGTAGAACTAGATTATCCGTGGATATTCGATATTGAAAACGATCCTAAAGAACTTTGGAATGTAAATGTAGCCAATGGTTGGCTTGGTGTTATATATGCTAAGTATATGATGGTTTATGAAAAATCATTGAAACAATACCCAAACATCAAACCAGGAGCAGATGGGCCTAAATACTAATTTCACATTACTCACAGTGTTTTGCGTTATTCTCATAGCATTTACTTTTCCAAATAATGGGTATTCTCAAGGAGATGGACCATTAACATATCCTCTAACTCCAGCAAACATTACAGTTATTAATCCTACCTATATTAACTTAACCAATAATCTTACACCGGGAAAGGACATTGTTTTAGCACAGGGTAAAATCGATATGGACGTTTTTGCATTACCAATATTTCACACGTTCAAATTGGGGGGCACCTATGCCCAAATTTTCCTTACACCTCAATATGGCCATATGACCGGAACAGTAAAAGTTGGAGGTAATTTTGGTTACGAAGGCATAAGCATTCCTGAAACGGAGATAGAATTGGTAGATAAAAGTGGTTGGCTCGATTCAGGTCTTCTGTTCAGGGTTGGGCTTTACAATACCCCTCCGTTGGATGTTATTGAATTTATGAAATGGAAGCCCAAATTTCAGCTGAGCGGTCTTTTGGGAATTACAGCTCCTATTGGTAAATATTCTGAGAGCAATAGAATTAACCTTGGATCAAACCGTTGGGTAATACGTCTTGGCGCTCCTATGGTAATTCCTTTAAACCTAAATAAAAAACGTCATGCACAGACTGAGTTTACACCTTCGGTACTTTTTTTTACAAACAATAACAAACCTTTTATAGGCGATACCAAAAGGCAAAAACCTTTACTCCTTTTAGAACAGCATACCACTAAGTATTTTACCGATAAACTTTGGTTAGGGATTGATGCTCGTTATCAATTAGGCGGTGTAACACAAATAGACGATTTACCAAAGGGAGAGCAAATAGACCAATTAAGTGCAGGTGTATCTGTAGGCTATGATTTTTTATCCATTTTATCAATACAGGCAAGTTATGGCCGTATTTGGTTTAATGGTGACAATGGAAATATGTTTAGGATAGTAGGGTCTTTAGTAATTCCCTCAAAAAAGGATATTAAAAAATTAAAAGAGCTTCAACAGAAACAACAAGCCAATCAATAAAACAAATTATGAAAAACTGTACAATACCAACCTTTTGAGGAAAAGATGGCTTTTGGAAAGTCGGATCAAAAAACTATCAACCCGAAGAGATTGGAACTTACAGAATGTTCTGTTTGAACTCCGAGGAAGTTTGGAAGTGGTTTTTATTTAGAAAAACTATTTGCAAGAACGCTCAACCTAATGAAGGACATTTGGCTCTAGTAGAAATCGAGGATTTATTGAATGATCAATTTGCTCTAATAACTCAGAATGTCGATGGATTACACAAGAAAGCTGGCAACTCTTTAGAAAGAACTTATTATGTACATGGTGATTTGGATTTTGTAAGATGTGGTGATGAGTGCACTTCAAATTTATACCCTTTTCCACAAGGTATTTCCGACAAGAAAAGAGGAGATCGAATAACAGAACAAGAACAGAAATTACTGAAATGTCCAAATTGTGGTGAAGACCTCAGACCACATGTGCTATGGTTTGATGAAACGTACAACGAAAAATATTATAAGTTTCAAACAGTACGTGACATAGCTGACAACACGGCATTACTATTCATTATTGGAACTTCCGGTGCAACTTATCTTCCAACTGAGTTTGTGGATAGGGTTAGTTTCTTCAACGGTGGAATAGTTGATATTAATCTTGACGACAACAACTTCACTGAGTTTATCAAATCCTACGATAAAGGAT is a window from the Limibacter armeniacum genome containing:
- a CDS encoding transporter, with the protein product MGLNTNFTLLTVFCVILIAFTFPNNGYSQGDGPLTYPLTPANITVINPTYINLTNNLTPGKDIVLAQGKIDMDVFALPIFHTFKLGGTYAQIFLTPQYGHMTGTVKVGGNFGYEGISIPETEIELVDKSGWLDSGLLFRVGLYNTPPLDVIEFMKWKPKFQLSGLLGITAPIGKYSESNRINLGSNRWVIRLGAPMVIPLNLNKKRHAQTEFTPSVLFFTNNNKPFIGDTKRQKPLLLLEQHTTKYFTDKLWLGIDARYQLGGVTQIDDLPKGEQIDQLSAGVSVGYDFLSILSIQASYGRIWFNGDNGNMFRIVGSLVIPSKKDIKKLKELQQKQQANQ